The genome window ATTCGTTGATAAAGTGATTTGCTCTTGAAGTATTTAAACATGCATATCCATCATCTAAAGAGAGCAGTTCTAAAGAATATTGAAGTTTTCTTTCAGGATTTTTCGAATCTAAAATATAAGCAGTAGAGTTTTCTATTAAACAACTTTTCATACTACCGCTATTTGCACAATGTACAGTTTTTAAATTACCCTCGGAATCTTTAACATCAACAAAAAATCGTTTATATCTAGAAAGAAACTTCACTTCTTCTAATTTAGATTGGTAACTTAATAGTTCCATATTAATTCATTTCATTTGAATTAGTTGAATTTACTTGGTTACGGCTTGCATAAATTTGTGTTATTGTTTGCATTGAAACAATATAATTTTTATTACAATAGTGACATTTCATCTCTAAATCTTCAGCTTTATTTAATATATCTGAAAGCTCACTGAGAGGTAATGTTACAATAACATTTTCAACTCTTTCTTGTGAACAAGAGCAAACAAACTTAGGATTAATACTTTTAACGGCTTTAGTAATATCTGGGATGAGTTTTTTAGATAAAACATCAGCGTCGTTATCAAGTAAAAATAATTCTTTCATTGATGGTAAAGAATCGATGTGCTTCTTTAATTTAATAGATACTTCTTCTGGAATATCAGGTAATTCTTGATAAATAACTCCAAAAGCATTCAGCTTTCCACTTACAGAATCTATCCAACTGCTTATTTTTAAGACAGTATTCATTTGATAACTTGCTGCCAAATGTTCGTTTAAAGCCTTTTCTAAAGAATTCGCTTTTGTAGAAGTAAGGCCTTCAAATAAGTTAGGTTTTTTTCTTTGTGAACGCATTGAGCGTACTTGAAATTCGGGAATAATATTGTTTCCAAGATCTAATTGTTTAACAACTTCAGAATTTTCGTTGCATTCAATATATCCCCGCGTTTCTGCTTGAAAAGAAGTTTCTGTACCAATAGTAAAGTCACCATTGCAGTGAAACCGCAGATTTACGCGTTCTTCATAATCTAAAATTGAAGACAAAAGAACACTTCCTAGTAAGGCATCTGACAAAAGAAGAGCTCTGTTTGTATTTAGATTATGTAATTGTTTGGCTTCTTCAACTAAGTGGCTCAAATGCAGCATTCTATAACTGTAATGAACTTTTGTATCCACCCCAAAAAAAAGATAGTCTTGAAACATAAAAAGAACCCCTATATATGCTAAAAAGAGTAAAGTTACTCTTTTTTCAGATATTTTCACATATAACAGAATCTGAAAGATTGCGACAAATTATTGAATATGAAGGTGTTTTCTTCAACTGGAAATATTTTCAATATTTTCATTAAGTTAAATATAATTAACCCTTTGAAAGCGAGTTCCCTATGAAGGTTCTTGTAACAGGTGGCGCTGGATACATTGGAAGTACTATTTGCTCCGCCCTTGAAGATAATGGCCATACGCCCGTAATTTTGGATTCGTTAATTACCGGCAAAAAAGAATTTGTTGAAAATAGAATATTTTATCATTCTGATATTACAGATAAATCAACTTTATTAAAAATCTTTTCAGACCATCCCGATATATCTCATACCATTCACTGTGCAGCACTAATTATTGTCCCAGATAGTGTAAAAAATCCTTATGAGTATTATAGAGAAAATGTAGCTAAATCCAATGAATTATTCAAAATATTAACTGACTTAAATTGTTGCAAAATAGTATTTAGTAGCTCCGCCTCGATTTACGACACTGTTCCAGGATTTAAAGTTGAGGAAAATTCACCTTTAAATCCCTTAAGCCCATATGCAAAAACTAAGTATATGATGGAGCTTATTTTAAATGATTTTTGCAGTGCATATTCAAATTTTCAGGCAATTTCTTTAAGATATTTTAATCCCATTGGAGCTGATCCTAAATTAAGAACAGGAATGCATATTAAAAATCCAAGCCACGTTTTAGCAAAACTAATTGAAACAGCGACAGGAAAAAGTTCAGTTTTTCAAGTCACTGGAACAAATTGGCCTACACGAGATGGAAGCGGAATAAGAGATTATATTCACGTTTGGGATCTTGCCCTTTCACACGTCAAAGCAGTAGAAAATTTTTCCAAGATATTTTCTGAAACCAACAATAGCTTTCAAGTAATCAATATAGGTTCAGGAAATGGTGTAACAGTTAAAGAGCTTTTGCAAGCATTTGAAAATGTTTACGAAGCTAAAATAAATACAGTAGAAACTATTCCTAGACCAGGGGATGTTGCTGGAGCTTTCGCAAGCTGCGATAAAGCAGCAAAATTATTAAATTGGAATACTTCACTAAGCATTGAAGATGCTATTAAAGATTCATTAAAATGGAATGAAAAATATCTAAAATTATTTTCGTAAAATTCAACTTTAATGATGGGGTTTGTAGAAAAAATATTAAGTATGATACTGATTTTTTTTCATGTGTAGAATAAATTGCTTAATTTACCTTACCTTCATAGGATGAAATACCTTCAACTTTCCAATGCCCTGAATGAATTACTTTATCTAATTCGAAATTCTGAGAGCTATTTGCTAGATAGTGAATATTTCTTAAAATTATCAAAGCATCAAAAATTTTTTCTTCTTCATTATAGTCATTGTCTTTTGGTTTTATTAAGTCTTCAAAGTAGTCTCTAAATTTACCATTTTTTGAAATATATTTAATAGAATTAAAACTACTATTATTGGATGATGAAAAAGACAAATTTTTTCCGGTATAAATAACTGGAATAGAAAAAATATTTGCTAAATAATTTAAATCATTTTTATCTTTAAAACTTTCAGGAACTATTATTGAATGAACTAAATCTCTAAAAATTAATTTTTCAGCGGCTTCTGAAAGGCTACCTTCATCAAGATTAGACTCAATTGGAATAATATTATATTTCACTCCATTAACTGCTGGTGACGCCAAAAAGCTTGATATAGATCGCAAAATATTTTGATTACTTTCCTGTCTATTTTTATTTATTGGAAGAATTATTCCAATTCTCATTTCTAAAGGGTCATCGCTTATTAATTTTATAATTCTTGTTCTAATTTTATCATTTGATAAATTTATACCAAAATTTAATAATAAACTATCTCTATTAGAAATAATATTCTTTTCTAATATATTTAGAGCAAGCTGTAAATCACCTTCTTTTATTTTTGCAAGCAAAACATTTTCAATAAAATTTGCTTGAAACTCATTGTCAATATTTTTATCAAAATTTAGAACTGAAAGCCTTGATTCAATATCTTCTACTTTTATCCTTTTATTTGAAGTATTTAACATATTTACTTCTATAAAATTGTTTTTTTTCATGAGAGCAAGTAATTGTTTTAAAAAATTTATTTCTTGTTCTTTATTTAATGATATTCTAGAAATTTCAGCAGATATTGCTAAAAATTTTGCTAAATAAATAGGTTGTAAATTTGGTATCCCAATTTTTTTAATTAAGTTTAAGCCATTTTTATAATCACTTTTCATATAATATAACTGTAACAATGCATATGAACAAATCGAATTCATTGCAGAAGGAAGAATATCTTCTACCAAAGATTCTTCTAAATATTTTAGATTGAAATCAATGTTTGCATTACTATTATTTATTAAAGCAACTCTACATTTTGCTATAGCAATTTCTTTTTTAAGAGAAAAATCATTTGAAATAACATTTTTATAAAACAGTGTAGCCTGTTTAAAATCCTTATTATAAAAAAAAGTCTCAGCTTTTTCAAAAGATGAGACTTGGCCAACAACTATAAGCGGAAAAAGTATAATAGAAATAATAAAAACTTTACTAGTCTGGAGCACCAACTCTAACCATAGCTGTACGCAATATTCTATCGCCAATTTTATAGCCGGCCATAAATTCATCTATCACAGTTTCCTGAGCATAAGTTGAGTCCACTACTTTTGCAATTGCATTATGATATGCAGGGTTAAAAGGAGCATTTTTACCAGGAAGTTTTTCAATTCCATGTTTTTTTACAGTGTCCTGGAATACTTTTGAAACAAGCTGAACACCTTCAACAATTCCTGCTACTTTTTTCCCTTCTTCAGTTTCAAAGTTTATTTGAGAACTTTCAATGGCAGACATTGCCTTATCAAAGGCATCAATGACAGGAAGAAGATCTTTCGCAAACTCTTGAATTGCATAAAGACGAGTATCTTGTTTCTCTTTTTCCATACGTTTTCTAGTATTTTCAAAATCAGCGGCTATCCGAAGCATTCTATCATGCGTTTCAGCTAATTTGGCCTGAGTTGAGGCGCATTCTGCCTCCAAAGCTGCTATTTTCTCAGCTTCTTCACCCAATATTTCAGAAGCATTTTCTTCGCCATTTTTATTGGGATCGGAAGTTGTATCACCAGATTGAACTTCTTCGGACGTGTAACTTATTTTATTGTGTTTTAACATATTTTATTCCCTCATCTAGATTATCTTTCACGATCTAAACTGTGATCGTTAAGAGTTTAAACACCGAAAAGCAGTGGTCAACAATAAAAATTTTGAATATAAGCATTTGGTACTTGAAAAGTCTTTACCTCTTTATAAGAATGAACAGCGTTTAGGCTTTATTACAGGAAAGGCTTGTTATGCTTGATCCAAAATTTATTAGAGATAATTTAGAAGAAATAGCTATCGCAGCTAAAAACAAACGCTTTGATTTTAATCCAAATTATTTCAAAGAGTTATACGAAAAAAGGTTGCAACTAATTAAAGATACTGAAGAATTAAGAAGCAAAAGAAATTCTGGATCAGATGCTGTTAAAAAGGCGAAGAGTAAAGAAGAAAGAGAAATCCTAGTATCTGAGATGAGAAAAATGGGGCCTTTGCTTGAAGAAGCCGAGAAAAACCTTAGAGAAATAGAAGCTGACTTTGAAAAACTTTTATTAGCGATTCCAAGCATTCCTTCTTCAGACACACCAGTTGGAGCCTCAGATGCTGATAATGTTGAAATTAGAAAAGTTGGAAATATTCCACATTTTTCTTTTCAAACAAAAGACCATATAGAGTTAGGCAAATCTTTGGGTATTATTGATTTTGAACGCGGAGCAAATATAGCCGGAAGTAGAAGTTACTTTCTTCTTGGAGCAGGGGCTGAACTGGAAAGAGCTGTTCATTCCTTAGCTTTAGATCTTTTAAAATCTAGAGGTTACAAACAACTGTCGGTCCCAGTATTAGTAAGAACTTCAGCTATGCAAGGTACCGGTTATCTTCCAGGTGGAGCTGATCAAGCATATTTTGTGGAAAAAGACGATATGTGGCTTGTAGGAACGTCTGAGGTTCCATTAGCGAGCTACCATCAAAATGAAATTTTGGAAGAACAAAGTTTACCAATAAAATATTGCGCTTGGTCTACATGTTTTAGAAGAGAAGCAGGAGCTGCCGGAAAAGACACAAAAGGTCTATATCGAGTGCATCAGTTTCAAAAAATTGAGCAAGTTGTAATTTGTGAACCAAAGATTGAAACTAGTGACAAATTGCATGCTGAATTGTTAAAAAATGCTGAAGATCTTCTACAGTTACTTGAATTACCGTACAGAGTTGTACAAGTCTGCACAGGAGATTTAGGGCAAGGTCAAGTTAAAAAGAATGATGTAGAAACCTGGATGCCAAGCCGTAATAATTATGGTGAAACGCATAGCTGCTCAAGTTTCTATGATTTTCAGGCAAGAAGATTGAAAATTCGTACTAAAGATTCCAATGGAAAATTACAGTATTGTTTTACTTTGAATAATACAGCAATCGCAACTCCAAGAGTGCTCATTCCACTAATTGAAAATCATCAAACAGTTGATGGAAGAATAAAAATACCAAAAGCTCTGCAAAAATATATGAATGGAGCAGAATACATTGGTTAATAAGGGATAAAAAATGCTTGCTTGTATCTGGGATTACTATGGTTCTTCTGCTTTAGGAACGGCCGAACATTTTGAAAAACATTTGCACGAATTTATTACAGCAAAAAAGGTGATAATAAAGCAAACAGGAGTAGTAAGTAAAGATACACAAGCATTTGTTTGGTGCGCCGGATTAAAAGCAGATTTAGAACTTATTATTTCAATTTTAAAGCCCAAATATTTTATTGAAGAAAAAGATTTTAAAAATTTTGAGATCTATCTAAAGTAATTCTTTAAACTTGTAAGCCAAATTTTTGGCAATCTCATTGTTCTTGTAAATTATTAATTTAAAAACATAAAATTATATTATTTTAAATTGGAGTTTTAAATGAAAAATATATTCGTCCAATTCTTCGTTACTTTATTCTGTGTTTTTATAATTGAAAATGTTTTCCCGTCTTCGAAAGATATTGTTGTCATAGAAAGCTATAGCAAAAGTCACAAGTGGGATACTGATTACTGCAAAGCTTTATCTGAAAAGCTTGGGAAAAAATATAAACTCACTTTTTTTGAAATGGATACTAAAAGAATTCCCAAAACTGAACATGAAAAAATGGCTGCAAAGGCATGGGAATTGATTCAACAAATAAAACCAATTTTAGTTATTCTTGGTGATGATGCTGCCCTAAAATTTGTAGGCCCCAACCTTGAAAATAATAAAATACGTTCAGTGTATTTAGGTATTAACAATAATCCAAGAGCATATTTTGAGAATGCTCCTAAGTATTTAACTGGAATTTTAGAAAGACCTCTAATTCGAAGATCTGCTCTTTTCATAAAAGAAATTATTCCAACTGCAAAAAATGTACTTATTATGTTTGATAGCGATAGAACCTCTGAAATAGTATATGAAGACTTTTTTTCCAGCAAACCTTCTGTTGTATTCAGTGGAATAAATTATGATATTTTTTTAAATAAAACTTTTCTTGAATGGCAAAAACATATAAGCAATGCACCAAAAAAATATGATGCTATTATAACTGGACTTTATCAAAGTATAACAGATAAAAAAGGGAAAAATGCGGACGAAGATAAAACAATTTCTTGGACATCTCAAAACTCTAAACTTCCTTTGTTTGCTTTTTGGGATGTTACAGTAGGTAAAAACAAAGCACTAGGAGGGCTTGTTATAACAGGATATACCCAAGGAAAAGCAGCCGCTGAAGTAGCAGAAAAACTTCTAGCCAGTCCAAATTTACTGCCAAGCTCACTTTTTCCAGTTTATTTACAAGAAGGTATATTTCTTTTTAGCAATCATGAAGTTAAAAAATTTAATATAAATATCCCTAGTGATATTAAAAAAGATAGTAAATATGTTGATTAATAGGAATGATCTAAAAAAATAGTTTCATAATCTTGTATTTCTTCTTTCTGAGAAAAAGCCAAAGCGTAATTATCATTAAAATTAACTATATAATTATTCCATTTTGAAAAATTTGATTCTTGATCACAATCAGCTAAATTTAAAATTTTAGGCTGTAATGATTTATTGTTCAAAATACTTAACAAATTAGGAGAAAAAAACAATCCAACCCCAATCCCCTTTAAAATTGCTTCTTTTAATGACCAAACTTGATAAAAATAATTTACTTTATCTTGAAATAATAGTAATTTATTAAAGTATTGCTCTTCATAATCAGAAAATATTTGAGACTTTAAGGATTCGAAATCAACTAAAGTATCTTTATATTCAATATCAATTCCTATTTCATTAATAAAAGATATACCTATTGCCAAATATTCTTTAGAGTGAGATATATTAAAAAATATTTTTTTATTAAATTTATCTATATTAACAAAAGGTTTTTTATATTTACCAGAATAGAATTCAATTAATTTATAACTTAAATTTAATTCACTAGAAAGTATTTTTTTTATAAAAATTCTTGTCATTAAATACCTGATTGTATCATTTAAAAATAAAAACTTTTCCGCTTTTATTATTTCATCATCGTTAATATATTCATTAAAATTATTTTTTAATACAATGTTAAACATAAAATTCTTAAACTCAAATTCACTATTTTTGAGAAATGGATTCGTATTTAAATATGGTAATTTTATAATAAATATTTTAGACTGTAATAAATTCTTCACAAACTACCTATAGTTTTCAAAAATGAAATCTCTTGCAATTTTTATATCGTCCGAAAAAAATCTGTCGCTTTCATAAAACTCAATCTTTGTTCTTAAGTTTTTGTAGATACTTAAAAGTTTTCCTGAAAATTTCTTAATATTTCTTAAATCACATGCTTGTAAAGCTGCAAGAAATTCAATTGCAACAACATAAGCCGCATTTTCTGTCATATCTAACAATCTATAGGCAGCATGAGTAGCCATACTAACATGATCTTCCTGATTTGCAGAAGTTGGAATACTATCAACTGAACAAGGAAATGATTTTGATTTATTTTCACTTACCAATGCTGCAGCAGTTACTTGAGCTATCATAAATCCCGAATTTAATCCACTATTATTAACTAAAAAAGGCGGTAAACCACTTAAATTCGAGTCTAGTAAGATTGAAATTCTTCTTTCAGATAGTGATGAAATTTCTGTACAAATAATAGCCAATATGTCTGCAGCGATAGCTACAGGCTCAGCATGAAAATTTCCGCCGGAAAGAAACTCATTCGATTCAAAAATTGAAATTGGATTATTTGTTACAGCATTTGCTTCTATTTCTAAGGTTTTTTCAATAGCATTTAATTGCTCAAAACAAGCACCTAATACTTGTGGAAGACATCGAAAAGAATAAGGATCCTGAATTCTACCAGATTTATTTAAACACTCAATTTCTATCCCGTCAGCAAGAAGATTACGCATTTTTTCAGCAATTATTATTTGCCCTTGGTGACCTCTTAATTCATGTATTCTTTTATCAAATGGTTCTGTATTGCCTTCAATAGCTATGAGGGAAAAAGCGCTTGCTTCTAAACATGCTGACATAATTGTTTGTGTTTTAAATAGAGATATTAAGGCAATTGCTGTCGATACTTGCGTCCCATTTAACAATGATAACCCTTCAAGCGGTTGCATTTCTAATTTGACTAACTTGCACTCCTCTAAAGCCTGTGACGCAGAAATTATTTTTCCATTTTTTCTAACACTTCCAATCCCTATTAATGGGGCAACCAAATGAGCTAACGGCGCTAAATCACCAGAAGCGCCTACTGATCCTTTAACTGGAACACAAGGGTAATATTCTTTATTAATTAAAGTTAAAAGAGAGTCTAAAACCTCAAAACGTATTCCAGAATATCCCCTTGCTAAACTAGAAATTTTCATTAACGCTATTAATCTTACTGACGAATCATCAAAAAATTCACCAACTCCTGTGCAATGCGATTTAATTAGGTTATGTTGCAAAGTTGTTAAATCTTTTAATTCTATCCTAGTAGATGCTAATTTACCAAACCCAGTATT of Pigmentibacter sp. JX0631 contains these proteins:
- a CDS encoding Hsp33 family molecular chaperone HslO, with product MFQDYLFFGVDTKVHYSYRMLHLSHLVEEAKQLHNLNTNRALLLSDALLGSVLLSSILDYEERVNLRFHCNGDFTIGTETSFQAETRGYIECNENSEVVKQLDLGNNIIPEFQVRSMRSQRKKPNLFEGLTSTKANSLEKALNEHLAASYQMNTVLKISSWIDSVSGKLNAFGVIYQELPDIPEEVSIKLKKHIDSLPSMKELFLLDNDADVLSKKLIPDITKAVKSINPKFVCSCSQERVENVIVTLPLSELSDILNKAEDLEMKCHYCNKNYIVSMQTITQIYASRNQVNSTNSNEMN
- the galE gene encoding UDP-glucose 4-epimerase GalE, whose product is MKVLVTGGAGYIGSTICSALEDNGHTPVILDSLITGKKEFVENRIFYHSDITDKSTLLKIFSDHPDISHTIHCAALIIVPDSVKNPYEYYRENVAKSNELFKILTDLNCCKIVFSSSASIYDTVPGFKVEENSPLNPLSPYAKTKYMMELILNDFCSAYSNFQAISLRYFNPIGADPKLRTGMHIKNPSHVLAKLIETATGKSSVFQVTGTNWPTRDGSGIRDYIHVWDLALSHVKAVENFSKIFSETNNSFQVINIGSGNGVTVKELLQAFENVYEAKINTVETIPRPGDVAGAFASCDKAAKLLNWNTSLSIEDAIKDSLKWNEKYLKLFS
- a CDS encoding nucleotide exchange factor GrpE, with product MLKHNKISYTSEEVQSGDTTSDPNKNGEENASEILGEEAEKIAALEAECASTQAKLAETHDRMLRIAADFENTRKRMEKEKQDTRLYAIQEFAKDLLPVIDAFDKAMSAIESSQINFETEEGKKVAGIVEGVQLVSKVFQDTVKKHGIEKLPGKNAPFNPAYHNAIAKVVDSTYAQETVIDEFMAGYKIGDRILRTAMVRVGAPD
- the serS gene encoding serine--tRNA ligase; the protein is MLDPKFIRDNLEEIAIAAKNKRFDFNPNYFKELYEKRLQLIKDTEELRSKRNSGSDAVKKAKSKEEREILVSEMRKMGPLLEEAEKNLREIEADFEKLLLAIPSIPSSDTPVGASDADNVEIRKVGNIPHFSFQTKDHIELGKSLGIIDFERGANIAGSRSYFLLGAGAELERAVHSLALDLLKSRGYKQLSVPVLVRTSAMQGTGYLPGGADQAYFVEKDDMWLVGTSEVPLASYHQNEILEEQSLPIKYCAWSTCFRREAGAAGKDTKGLYRVHQFQKIEQVVICEPKIETSDKLHAELLKNAEDLLQLLELPYRVVQVCTGDLGQGQVKKNDVETWMPSRNNYGETHSCSSFYDFQARRLKIRTKDSNGKLQYCFTLNNTAIATPRVLIPLIENHQTVDGRIKIPKALQKYMNGAEYIG
- a CDS encoding 4'-phosphopantetheinyl transferase superfamily protein, with the protein product MKNLLQSKIFIIKLPYLNTNPFLKNSEFEFKNFMFNIVLKNNFNEYINDDEIIKAEKFLFLNDTIRYLMTRIFIKKILSSELNLSYKLIEFYSGKYKKPFVNIDKFNKKIFFNISHSKEYLAIGISFINEIGIDIEYKDTLVDFESLKSQIFSDYEEQYFNKLLLFQDKVNYFYQVWSLKEAILKGIGVGLFFSPNLLSILNNKSLQPKILNLADCDQESNFSKWNNYIVNFNDNYALAFSQKEEIQDYETIFLDHSY
- the hutH gene encoding histidine ammonia-lyase; the encoded protein is MNNSNNFIINPGKLCISNLKDIYFGKYEKYVLCSEAKTSMNQSVENIKNLLSNNSLKSVYGVNTGFGKLASTRIELKDLTTLQHNLIKSHCTGVGEFFDDSSVRLIALMKISSLARGYSGIRFEVLDSLLTLINKEYYPCVPVKGSVGASGDLAPLAHLVAPLIGIGSVRKNGKIISASQALEECKLVKLEMQPLEGLSLLNGTQVSTAIALISLFKTQTIMSACLEASAFSLIAIEGNTEPFDKRIHELRGHQGQIIIAEKMRNLLADGIEIECLNKSGRIQDPYSFRCLPQVLGACFEQLNAIEKTLEIEANAVTNNPISIFESNEFLSGGNFHAEPVAIAADILAIICTEISSLSERRISILLDSNLSGLPPFLVNNSGLNSGFMIAQVTAAALVSENKSKSFPCSVDSIPTSANQEDHVSMATHAAYRLLDMTENAAYVVAIEFLAALQACDLRNIKKFSGKLLSIYKNLRTKIEFYESDRFFSDDIKIARDFIFENYR